A section of the Hugenholtzia roseola DSM 9546 genome encodes:
- a CDS encoding ExbD/TolR family protein has protein sequence MKSLHNEEDLDMDMSAMSDLIFLLLLFFILASTLAVTSSIDINLPKTAEAQTAKRPTLTLTVDAEGQYFLDDKAIELTEIEKKFAIAKTTSESHLVHLKADAATPVQAILHIQSLASKYKVPISILVKQETE, from the coding sequence ATGAAGTCCCTACACAACGAAGAAGACCTCGACATGGACATGAGCGCGATGAGCGACCTTATCTTCCTGCTTCTGCTCTTTTTTATCTTGGCTTCCACCTTAGCCGTAACCTCGTCCATCGACATCAACCTGCCCAAAACGGCAGAGGCGCAAACTGCCAAACGCCCCACATTAACCCTAACCGTAGATGCAGAAGGGCAATATTTTTTAGACGATAAAGCCATCGAACTTACTGAAATAGAGAAAAAATTTGCTATCGCCAAGACAACAAGCGAGTCGCATCTGGTTCATCTCAAAGCCGATGCCGCTACGCCTGTGCAGGCAATCCTTCACATTCAATCTTTGGCAAGTAAGTACAAAGTGCCAATTTCTATTTTGGTAAAACAAGAAACAGAGTAA
- a CDS encoding MotA/TolQ/ExbB proton channel family protein → MQSPLSFILLQTDPQLQQTLTEPRDISFTEMFGYGSWISWVLLFETLLVLVASLLMMRRYLMATKGNPDKLHKEVTNALNTALGCNPRQSFTKAKEDAMHKIDFKEGAVYYHILWSEALTFFTSRIQSAQAREQDASSLRESLERRVELEYRKMTASFWYGTFAFVIKTATAFGLFGTLLGIMDIFQGITQSQGGLDLKNISGGMFEAIVTTLGGLFVMILTSFLNYFVQQNMKKYEIKLKTFAHEIIKYCTSPTKAQ, encoded by the coding sequence ATGCAATCCCCACTTTCTTTTATTTTGCTGCAAACAGACCCACAATTACAACAAACACTGACCGAGCCGCGTGATATTTCTTTTACTGAAATGTTTGGATACGGCTCTTGGATTTCTTGGGTCTTACTTTTCGAAACTTTGCTTGTCTTAGTGGCTTCTCTGCTGATGATGCGTCGCTACCTGATGGCTACAAAAGGCAACCCCGATAAGCTACACAAAGAGGTTACCAACGCGCTCAATACGGCTTTGGGCTGCAATCCGCGCCAATCTTTTACGAAGGCAAAAGAGGACGCAATGCACAAAATAGACTTCAAAGAAGGGGCTGTTTATTACCACATTCTTTGGAGCGAAGCCCTCACTTTTTTCACCTCGCGTATTCAGTCGGCACAGGCGCGTGAGCAAGATGCAAGCAGCCTGCGCGAATCCTTAGAAAGGCGCGTGGAATTGGAGTATAGAAAAATGACGGCTTCTTTTTGGTATGGGACTTTTGCCTTTGTCATCAAAACTGCCACCGCTTTTGGGCTTTTCGGCACACTATTGGGCATCATGGACATCTTTCAGGGCATCACACAAAGTCAGGGCGGATTGGATTTGAAGAACATCTCTGGCGGCATGTTCGAAGCGATTGTTACAACATTAGGGGGACTTTTTGTGATGATTTTGACTTCTTTTCTAAACTATTTCGTGCAGCAAAATATGAAAAAATACGAAATTAAGCTCAAAACTTTTGCACACGAAATTATCAAATATTGCACCTCGCCTACAAAGGCGCAATAA
- a CDS encoding peptidylprolyl isomerase gives MKLSPLFWIFGLLLALTAAFSEAIAQKKPTQKEETLLEVGKEKVSTQEFSYAFEKNNPLGKEKNLWQEAEVRNYLELYINFKLKVLAAQAQQLDTAADFKNEYLSYREQLAQPYLTLKNVSDQLVKEAYTRLQEQIRASHILIRIDPYATAADTLAAYQKISDIRKKIVAGMDFNQAAMEYSEDTGSARIGGDLGYFTALQMIYPFENQAYQTPEGKVSEVFRTKYGYHILKVFKRKPTRGSVRISYLYVRSSEGMATEDTLAARKKTEEIYRRLQAGDDWDTLVKQFSDDVRTRNQGGELPWQSPAKMQPVFEDALADLEPNQISPPLRTPFGWYILKLLERKPLEPLEEIYSLLEEKVARDSRAELQENALIEKLKKENRFSTLPQTAALLDKIAQAAQNQEDSTAAAAIFAAQAQDKLFQIADQSYSLSDFKAFLDEQGEDAESLKTAPDKHIFIYKQYELFVKEAVLEYEKSQLEYKYPEFRFLTREYHDGILIFKIMEEKVWSKALTDEAGLQAFFEQNRQNYKWKERAIATIYDAADAETLQAVVAQIKRDNEVRKDGYANAVLTFKLDERELDEKTELMVDAFLDNWRKQYPEYGIRIRDFSSPSEDKSSSKVRQSKILDLLRKKNVPLGILEIGGETGENPDKSVMTLSINLDDKSFLEKKYNQKNPLQLKISKGKFERGTQEKINLVEWASGIYTFEEAGRHYCVHIERIEPERQKDLSETRGVVISDYQNHLEREWVKTLRQTYPFKIDEKVLKKLLKQKQK, from the coding sequence CGAAGTGCGCAACTACTTAGAGCTTTACATCAACTTCAAACTCAAAGTTTTAGCCGCCCAAGCACAGCAATTAGATACCGCTGCCGATTTCAAAAATGAATACCTTTCCTATCGCGAACAATTAGCACAGCCCTACCTGACCCTTAAAAACGTTTCCGACCAGTTAGTAAAGGAAGCCTACACCCGCTTGCAAGAGCAAATCAGGGCTTCGCACATCTTGATACGCATAGACCCCTACGCCACAGCCGCCGACACCTTAGCCGCCTATCAGAAAATAAGCGACATCCGCAAAAAAATAGTGGCAGGCATGGACTTCAATCAGGCAGCGATGGAATATTCCGAAGACACAGGCTCGGCACGCATAGGCGGCGATTTGGGCTACTTCACTGCCCTACAAATGATTTATCCTTTTGAAAATCAGGCATATCAAACCCCCGAAGGCAAAGTTTCAGAGGTCTTCCGTACCAAATATGGCTACCATATCTTGAAGGTCTTTAAAAGAAAACCAACGCGCGGTTCGGTTAGGATAAGCTACTTATATGTGCGCTCTTCGGAAGGCATGGCTACCGAAGATACATTGGCAGCTCGCAAAAAAACCGAAGAAATCTATCGCCGCTTACAAGCAGGCGACGATTGGGATACCTTAGTGAAACAATTTTCCGACGACGTGCGCACACGCAATCAGGGCGGAGAACTCCCTTGGCAGTCGCCTGCTAAAATGCAGCCCGTTTTCGAGGACGCTTTGGCAGACTTAGAGCCAAATCAAATTTCGCCGCCCCTACGCACCCCCTTCGGTTGGTATATTCTCAAACTTTTGGAGCGCAAGCCCTTAGAACCCTTAGAGGAGATTTATAGCCTTTTGGAAGAAAAGGTAGCACGCGACTCTCGTGCAGAATTGCAGGAAAATGCCTTGATAGAAAAGTTGAAAAAGGAAAACCGCTTCTCAACCCTGCCACAGACCGCCGCCCTTTTAGACAAAATCGCACAAGCGGCTCAAAATCAAGAAGATAGCACCGCCGCTGCCGCCATTTTTGCAGCCCAAGCCCAAGATAAACTTTTTCAGATAGCAGACCAATCCTATTCGCTTTCAGACTTCAAAGCCTTTTTAGACGAGCAAGGCGAAGATGCAGAAAGCCTCAAAACTGCCCCCGATAAACATATTTTTATTTACAAACAATACGAACTTTTTGTAAAAGAAGCCGTATTAGAATATGAAAAATCGCAGTTGGAATATAAATATCCTGAATTTCGCTTCCTGACACGCGAATATCACGATGGCATCTTGATTTTCAAAATCATGGAGGAAAAAGTATGGAGCAAAGCCCTAACCGACGAGGCAGGTTTGCAAGCCTTTTTCGAGCAAAACCGCCAAAACTACAAGTGGAAAGAGCGTGCCATTGCAACCATTTATGATGCCGCTGATGCCGAAACGCTGCAAGCGGTTGTCGCCCAAATCAAGCGCGACAATGAAGTGCGCAAAGATGGCTACGCCAACGCCGTCCTCACCTTCAAACTCGATGAGCGCGAACTTGATGAAAAAACCGAACTCATGGTCGATGCCTTTTTGGATAATTGGCGCAAGCAGTACCCTGAATATGGCATCAGGATTCGCGATTTTTCTTCGCCTTCGGAAGACAAAAGTAGTAGCAAGGTGCGCCAAAGCAAGATTTTAGACCTCTTGCGGAAAAAAAATGTGCCATTGGGTATTTTGGAAATTGGTGGCGAAACGGGCGAAAACCCCGATAAGTCGGTCATGACCCTTAGCATCAATCTTGACGACAAGTCTTTTTTAGAAAAAAAATACAACCAAAAAAATCCGCTTCAGCTCAAAATCAGCAAGGGCAAATTCGAGCGCGGCACACAGGAAAAAATCAATTTGGTGGAATGGGCAAGCGGCATTTACACTTTCGAGGAAGCAGGCAGACACTATTGCGTGCATATCGAGCGCATCGAGCCTGAACGTCAGAAGGATTTGAGCGAAACACGCGGCGTGGTGATTTCCGACTACCAAAACCATTTGGAGCGCGAATGGGTCAAGACTTTGCGCCAAACCTATCCCTTCAAAATTGATGAAAAGGTTTTGAAAAAACTACTCAAACAAAAACAAAAATAG
- a CDS encoding class I SAM-dependent methyltransferase, which yields MQEHQHCLLCGSDALKAKKGYERHHLVKCNQCGFVFIRKIPTLEELTRFYSGYGSEHFLSPITIKRYHQLLDQFEKYRKTNRILDVGCGVGHLLSVAKERGWEVYGVEFGQAACEVARKKGIEMQEGRLDAKLYPAESFDVITSIEVIEHINYPREEVAQIHTLLRKGGLFYCTTPNFNSLMRHYLKADFNVINYPEHLGYFTPKTLSQLLEKEGFSTKKVLTTGISFTRLQTSKAAQKKAQPKPTTPQKSVAPNTADAPKKYKDALNPESADEKLRQKIEGNPLLGFAKEVADELLNLTRTGHAMKGYFEKK from the coding sequence ATGCAAGAACACCAACATTGCCTACTCTGCGGCTCGGACGCACTCAAAGCCAAGAAAGGATACGAACGACACCATTTGGTAAAGTGTAACCAATGCGGCTTTGTCTTTATTCGCAAAATCCCAACTTTGGAAGAACTCACCCGCTTTTATAGCGGCTATGGCAGCGAGCATTTTCTTTCACCCATTACCATCAAACGCTACCACCAGCTTTTAGACCAATTTGAGAAATACCGCAAGACCAATAGAATTTTAGATGTAGGCTGCGGCGTAGGACACCTTTTGAGTGTCGCAAAAGAACGCGGTTGGGAGGTCTATGGCGTAGAATTTGGACAGGCAGCCTGCGAGGTAGCACGCAAAAAAGGAATCGAGATGCAGGAAGGGAGATTAGATGCAAAATTATACCCTGCGGAAAGTTTTGATGTCATCACCTCCATTGAAGTAATTGAACATATAAACTACCCCAGAGAAGAGGTAGCCCAAATTCATACCCTATTGCGCAAAGGCGGGCTTTTCTATTGCACTACCCCCAACTTCAATTCTTTGATGCGCCATTACTTAAAAGCCGATTTTAATGTCATCAACTATCCCGAACACTTGGGCTATTTTACCCCTAAAACATTAAGCCAACTGCTTGAAAAAGAAGGATTTAGTACAAAAAAAGTGCTAACCACAGGCATTAGTTTTACGCGCTTACAGACCAGCAAAGCCGCCCAAAAGAAAGCACAACCCAAGCCCACTACCCCACAAAAAAGCGTTGCGCCTAACACTGCCGACGCTCCAAAAAAGTACAAGGACGCACTCAATCCAGAATCGGCAGATGAAAAACTGCGCCAAAAAATAGAAGGCAATCCGCTTTTAGGCTTTGCCAAAGAAGTGGCAGATGAGCTGCTAAATCTTACGCGCACAGGACACGCCATGAAGGGCTATTTTGAAAAGAAATAG
- a CDS encoding T9SS type A sorting domain-containing protein — protein MKTKFYSVFNAKTKLILQNLTPLRFFVGCFCAFLISLFFILPKNIAAQNPDPLPDLETERLWKFQDSIPILKANGEAYPMAWAGGLNAPQFSTLDLNGDGTEDLFVFDRTSRKITTFLARQNPNTQNWEWDYAPDYAHFFPNGSDWYLLEDFNCDGKPDIFMAVPFGIAVYKNISTTQRLDFELFSPLLFTQGLTGRTNLDIDRTDIPALVDIDDDGDLDLLNFQPAVGGLVELQLNESRERGFGCDSLLFRKIIKWGDFVECDCETFVLGGSSNCRTEQLAHAGSTLLVFDANGDGKKDLLTGDVGCPNLSLLLNEGENVQAQMRRVIPNFPQTNPVNLSFFPAAFYQDVTFDGKKDLLVSPNLYINELNLVDFERSIWLYENQSTSPNPNQNPQFSFISTQFLQEKMLDLGEDTRPFLVDIDGDGDKDLFVGVRGKLQNQNYRARLYFFENTPQGFWLKEEDFAALSTQNLQFLKPTFADIDQDGRADLFFTAFDTESRRSFLYYLNANFFNQTQNISQNLIKIENSVVEIRILDEPFLYDTDQDGDLDLLIGRFQGGIQVFENQGVGSNSLPQWRAQTTAFVSLLLGRRTALAIGDLDGDLSDDLLVADAENGLVLYKNLKSILENPLADAQTWREAAVKNWLFHAPTQSAVAPFFGEGVFPALFGNDIFLGTIGGGLLHLQSSQAAFPPPLPEGELRIFPNPSSDVFRILSPKAASVRVFNVLGQEITTFELLPNVAFDLQAQSWARGLYLMEVLSQEGVKKSHKILRW, from the coding sequence ATGAAAACCAAATTTTATTCTGTTTTCAATGCGAAAACAAAGTTAATTTTGCAGAATCTAACCCCATTGAGGTTTTTTGTGGGGTGCTTTTGTGCCTTTCTGATAAGCCTTTTTTTTATTTTACCCAAAAACATAGCAGCGCAAAATCCAGACCCGCTGCCTGATTTGGAAACAGAACGGCTTTGGAAGTTTCAGGATTCTATTCCAATTTTAAAAGCAAACGGTGAAGCCTACCCAATGGCTTGGGCAGGAGGGTTGAATGCACCGCAGTTTTCTACCCTCGACCTCAACGGAGACGGCACAGAAGACCTTTTTGTCTTCGATAGAACCAGCAGAAAAATTACCACTTTTCTTGCCCGACAAAATCCTAATACCCAAAATTGGGAATGGGACTACGCGCCTGATTACGCGCATTTTTTTCCTAATGGTTCAGATTGGTACTTATTAGAAGATTTTAATTGTGATGGAAAGCCTGATATTTTTATGGCTGTCCCTTTCGGAATTGCCGTCTATAAAAATATTTCTACGACACAAAGGCTTGATTTTGAGCTATTTAGCCCCCTTCTTTTTACACAAGGACTTACGGGCAGAACCAATTTAGACATAGACCGAACCGACATTCCTGCCTTAGTGGATATAGATGACGACGGCGATTTAGACCTGCTCAATTTTCAGCCTGCGGTAGGCGGTCTGGTAGAATTGCAGCTCAATGAAAGCCGAGAGCGCGGTTTTGGTTGTGATAGTTTATTGTTTCGTAAAATAATTAAATGGGGAGATTTTGTAGAGTGTGATTGTGAAACGTTTGTTTTGGGGGGAAGCTCGAATTGTAGAACCGAACAACTTGCCCATGCAGGCTCTACGCTTTTGGTCTTTGATGCCAATGGGGACGGCAAAAAAGACCTTCTCACAGGCGATGTCGGTTGTCCTAATTTGTCTTTGCTTTTGAATGAGGGCGAAAATGTGCAAGCGCAGATGCGGCGCGTTATTCCTAATTTTCCACAAACAAATCCCGTAAATCTTAGCTTTTTTCCTGCTGCTTTCTACCAAGATGTAACTTTTGATGGCAAAAAGGATTTACTGGTCAGCCCCAATTTATACATCAATGAGCTAAATTTGGTAGATTTTGAGCGTTCTATTTGGCTGTATGAAAATCAGAGTACAAGCCCAAATCCTAACCAAAATCCACAATTTTCCTTTATTTCTACCCAATTCTTACAAGAAAAAATGCTCGATTTGGGTGAAGATACGCGCCCTTTTTTAGTGGATATAGACGGAGATGGCGATAAGGATTTGTTTGTCGGCGTGCGCGGCAAACTTCAAAATCAGAACTATCGTGCAAGGCTTTATTTTTTCGAAAACACGCCGCAGGGCTTTTGGCTCAAAGAGGAAGACTTTGCCGCCCTTTCTACCCAAAATCTACAATTTTTAAAACCCACCTTCGCCGACATAGACCAAGACGGACGGGCAGACCTTTTTTTCACTGCTTTTGATACAGAAAGTAGGCGCAGTTTTTTGTATTATCTAAATGCTAACTTTTTTAATCAAACCCAAAATATTAGCCAAAATCTCATCAAAATAGAAAATTCGGTAGTAGAAATTCGCATCTTAGATGAACCTTTTTTGTATGATACCGACCAAGATGGCGACTTAGATTTGCTTATCGGACGTTTTCAGGGGGGGATTCAAGTATTTGAAAATCAAGGTGTTGGCTCTAATTCATTGCCCCAGTGGAGGGCGCAAACTACTGCCTTTGTTAGTTTGCTTTTAGGGCGTAGGACGGCTCTTGCGATTGGCGATTTAGATGGCGACTTGTCAGATGATTTATTAGTGGCAGATGCCGAAAATGGATTGGTTTTGTATAAAAATTTAAAATCAATTTTAGAAAATCCTTTGGCAGATGCCCAAACTTGGCGCGAGGCAGCGGTGAAAAATTGGCTTTTTCATGCCCCTACGCAAAGTGCAGTCGCACCTTTTTTTGGCGAGGGCGTTTTTCCTGCTCTTTTTGGAAATGATATATTTTTAGGTACGATTGGGGGAGGTTTGCTGCATTTGCAAAGTAGTCAAGCGGCTTTCCCACCGCCTTTGCCCGAAGGGGAACTTCGTATTTTTCCAAATCCCAGCTCTGATGTTTTCAGAATCCTAAGCCCAAAGGCGGCTTCGGTGCGTGTCTTTAACGTATTGGGACAAGAAATAACAACTTTTGAACTATTGCCCAACGTCGCCTTTGACTTGCAGGCACAAAGTTGGGCAAGGGGCTTGTATCTGATGGAGGTTTTGAGTCAGGAAGGGGTGAAAAAAAGTCATAAAATCTTACGTTGGTGA
- a CDS encoding IMPACT family protein — protein sequence MQNDLFQPQADTYLTIAEPTNATFRDKGSKFLAYAYPIQTETEVKSYLEGLKKQYYDATHHCYAYLLGRNGENWRANDDGEPNHTAGTPILNQIRSQNLTQVLVVVVRYYGGTKLGVSGLIHAYKTVTALALEKAQVVERVVRTPFAFHFDYLQMNDIMRLVKEYDLPILAQTFENTCFIKLGVRLKDEVSVRRKLEDLGIETL from the coding sequence ATGCAAAACGATTTATTTCAACCCCAAGCCGACACCTATCTGACCATAGCAGAGCCTACTAATGCTACTTTTCGCGACAAAGGCAGCAAGTTTTTGGCTTATGCCTATCCTATCCAAACCGAAACAGAGGTAAAAAGCTATTTAGAAGGGCTTAAAAAGCAATATTACGACGCAACGCATCACTGTTACGCCTATCTTTTGGGCAGGAATGGTGAAAATTGGCGTGCTAATGATGACGGCGAACCCAATCACACCGCAGGCACGCCTATTCTCAATCAGATTCGAAGCCAAAACTTAACACAAGTTTTGGTAGTGGTAGTACGTTATTATGGTGGTACCAAGTTGGGCGTTAGTGGTCTAATTCACGCCTACAAAACCGTTACTGCCTTAGCTTTGGAAAAGGCGCAGGTGGTGGAAAGGGTTGTCCGCACGCCCTTTGCCTTTCACTTCGATTATCTACAAATGAACGACATCATGCGATTGGTAAAGGAATATGATTTGCCAATTTTAGCACAAACTTTTGAAAATACTTGTTTTATCAAATTAGGCGTGCGCTTGAAAGATGAGGTATCGGTACGTCGGAAGTTAGAAGATTTGGGTATAGAAACGCTTTGA
- a CDS encoding BamA/TamA family outer membrane protein codes for MMRLLACLWLSLGFCVGVMMAEKGLRAQDNPSKEVIEQDSLKSEPNKDKKNDFFKNRKNERESRKEGFENRSALDTVEFDAQDSLKIVKIFLECHYKTKDRIILRELAIAQGDKIHRADLEAILEREKNKIFNTNLFINVAIHWWEVAENEIEISISLTEQWYLFPMPLIELSDRNFNVWWQQFRWDLSRIDWGLRFRQRNFRGRNEDLLLHFQLGFTHKFELAYQVPYINKKQTVGLRFHVGYTENNTVAYNTIADNWVFVGKPAGEILQRRFYAVGQAQIRSRFFDRHSFGLAYRGSSVADTIATLNANFFGEGQTQQRFFELSYQFARDRRDRVAYPLKGYLVVLQAQKLGLGVFNEVDIFNVKTEFSHFLPITKKINLSNSIFTKLSFPNENQPYTLLRGFGLNKEAVRGFEQFVVESQQFFISKNTLRYKLFDKVLTFWEKLPSQFNKMPIALYPKAFFDIGYAQNTEPQPFNSLHNRWLWGAGVGFDVVTYYNMVFRWEYSFTNTGVRGANFAFKAEF; via the coding sequence ATGATGCGTCTTTTAGCTTGTTTGTGGCTTTCTTTGGGGTTTTGTGTGGGGGTGATGATGGCAGAAAAGGGGCTTCGGGCGCAAGACAACCCAAGTAAGGAGGTCATCGAGCAGGACAGTTTAAAATCAGAACCTAATAAAGACAAAAAGAACGATTTTTTTAAAAATAGAAAAAATGAGCGCGAAAGTAGAAAAGAAGGTTTTGAAAACCGTTCTGCGCTCGATACAGTAGAGTTTGATGCACAGGATAGTTTGAAGATTGTCAAGATTTTTTTAGAATGTCATTACAAAACAAAAGACCGCATTATTTTGCGTGAGTTAGCCATTGCACAGGGCGATAAAATCCATCGTGCCGATTTAGAAGCCATTTTAGAGCGCGAAAAAAATAAAATCTTTAATACCAATCTTTTTATCAATGTGGCTATCCACTGGTGGGAAGTGGCTGAAAATGAGATAGAAATTAGCATCAGCCTAACGGAACAGTGGTATCTTTTTCCCATGCCTTTGATAGAACTTTCGGATAGGAATTTCAACGTTTGGTGGCAGCAGTTCCGTTGGGATTTGAGCAGAATAGACTGGGGATTGCGATTCCGTCAGCGCAATTTTAGAGGGCGCAATGAAGATTTGTTACTACATTTTCAATTAGGTTTTACCCATAAATTTGAATTAGCTTATCAAGTTCCTTACATCAACAAAAAACAGACGGTAGGCTTGCGCTTTCATGTGGGTTATACCGAAAACAATACCGTTGCCTACAATACCATTGCCGATAATTGGGTCTTTGTGGGCAAACCTGCGGGCGAAATTTTGCAACGCCGTTTCTACGCCGTTGGGCAGGCGCAAATCAGAAGCCGCTTTTTTGATAGACATAGCTTCGGGCTGGCGTATCGCGGCTCTTCGGTTGCCGATACGATTGCGACTCTCAACGCCAACTTTTTTGGGGAAGGGCAGACCCAACAACGTTTTTTTGAACTTAGCTATCAGTTTGCACGCGATAGGCGCGATAGAGTGGCGTATCCGCTCAAAGGCTATTTGGTGGTCTTGCAGGCACAAAAATTGGGCTTGGGCGTTTTCAATGAGGTAGATATTTTCAACGTCAAGACGGAATTTTCACACTTTTTACCGATTACGAAAAAAATAAATTTGAGTAATAGCATTTTTACAAAACTTTCTTTTCCAAACGAAAATCAACCCTATACACTTTTGCGTGGCTTTGGTCTGAACAAAGAGGCGGTGCGCGGCTTCGAGCAATTTGTGGTAGAAAGCCAGCAGTTTTTTATCTCTAAAAATACCCTTCGCTACAAACTTTTCGATAAAGTTCTCACTTTTTGGGAAAAGCTACCTTCACAATTCAATAAAATGCCGATTGCACTCTATCCAAAGGCATTTTTCGACATAGGATACGCACAAAATACCGAGCCGCAACCTTTTAATTCTCTCCACAATCGTTGGCTTTGGGGGGCAGGTGTCGGCTTCGATGTCGTAACGTACTACAATATGGTTTTTAGATGGGAATATTCTTTTACCAATACAGGCGTGCGCGGCGCAAACTTTGCCTTCAAAGCCGAGTTTTAA